The sequence agagaacacaaCCTTATAGTATCTATTTACATCTAAAACACTGACTTATTTGATGAACTATGGTGATTGGATATGGTAAAGAAATTAATTCATACAACTTCACAAGATCTGATTGGTGGTTGGATACACAAATTTCAATAATTAGTTATTTCTTACAATGTATATATGGAAAACGTGATAGTAGGCTATATGGTAGTGTATGACTACCAATCCTCCAATAGAAATGGGGAATAATCATATCTGACCCATAGCCTCTAAAAATGAGAACTTGAACTTGAGCAAAAAGAAGCCAGCAATATGATAAATAAAAAGGACATTACAATATAAGCACAAAATAAGtaaattatttgtttatctGTTAGCTGTTAGCAGAAGCGTTGCATAATACTATTTAGTATGAGTTGTGGACAATCAATCTTAGATCCCACCCTTAGTTCATCTAttggaaaagaaaattaaataccCCCTTCATATAATAGTTGGATTATAGTTAGCTGCTAACTCATTATATAAGCAAAAATTAATTTGCAGGAAGAAGTTGGTCATGATTCGCTTAGTAAGAGAACAATTTGACCATAATAATCCCTATAAAATGAGCTGCAAATGCAAACATACCACATCTTCAGGATCATTAGGTTCAATTTGAAGTTTCGCAGGAACAGTCCAGGTCTCGAATTCTTTACTAGCAGATTGGGCAATCTTCCGTTTAAGGGCTTCTTTAGTAGCCACAGCAATCTTTTCAGCTTCCAGCAAAGGGTTTGCAGTGTCTTCTTGGATAGGTCTAACATTATCAGGATCCACCTGGAATCATCAATCAAGAATCCTAAAATattaatcaaatcaaatattttcaactTTCCCACATTCTAAATGGATGAAGGGTGTGTGTGATAAATGAACCAGACAGAGGGTCAGATAGTAGACAGACCGGCTaatccattttaaatttaacaAATTTCATTAGGGTCCTTTCCTATTCCTGCTATATTGAAGGttaaaacaatttattttttatttttaattcttttcaatgTTTGAGGAAGATAAGAAGCAAACAGAAATTAGAATTCATAGTTGATTGAGGTCTCCCCCTGTCACCCCTCAAGATAAGCACCATGCAGGAAGGAAGATGAATTATACCTCTTCCTTGTTACCCCATCCATCATAGCAGACATAATACCCATTGGGTGTATGAGCCTCAATGGTTGCGTCATACCTGAAGATTCAATCTAAATCAACCACAAACAAGAGGGAGAAGAGATAAAGAAACTGAAGGATAAAGATATCTCTACTAATTAATACAGACACAAAACCCAGCAAAAACATATATACACTTTAAATACCACTCTCCATCTTCGCTCCAGACTGCTTGGACTTTGATGCCAATAGGAAATTTATTACCATTAATAGCGGTAGTTCTTGGTTTCTGCAAGGGAACGCCAATAAAAGTAGTCACATCAGCATTGCATGTATGGCAGTGACACCCAGAACTCAGATGCATTTAGTAATCATACATAAAGTACACTCAAGTTCATTTTGAAACTTTAATGTGTGTAGTTGAAGTGTTCGGTACGGGGACCACGGGGACTGTGAACCAACATTTAAAAGGGGTGACGCTCAAAACGGATGGCTCAGGCCATCTCTTAATGGGTAGTACACCATGGTTGAACAATAGTAAAGCTGTCATATGAGATCAGCCATCACCTCTAAAGACTAATCTAaaaacacaagtaggaatggactaaaaacaaaaaaagtggACTAACATCAAAGGTGCTCCCAGAAAGTTGCAGATCAGGAGATGCTTCACCACTAGCGCCAGTAACAAGTTCAGAACTACCATCATTTTGTTTTGCAGTTTCCAGAAGCTCCTCTGTTAATGCAATCACCTTCAGTCACAAATAAACCCAAATTATAATCAGCCAATAATTATACTACAATtagtgaaaagatgaaaaacaTGAACTTCAATCCAGAGTGATAGCCGAAATTCACGAGACAGAGCAGGCTGGCCATCACCACATAGCACACCTGCAATAGAATCAAGACACAAGTGATGGGCATCTTGACCAAGTCCTAGTGCCTTTTTCTAAAACCCCGACACTTCTGCACACCATGTATGCTTATTTCTTTTAACAAGATAAAATATTCTCACCTTTAACAAACCACAAGGGAAAAAACATCTTTCATCTGTCAGAGGTAGTTCCTTGAAACTGCTTGTTCGAGCAATAGTAATatttgagaaagaaagaaagagagagagattgaaatTAAACTTTAAGAAAGTAATGACCTTCTAACCTATTATTTAACAATGGTCAGTGATCTAAAACATCTCTAACAACTAGCAACTATGATGATACCTGTAATGTAAAGCCAAAAGAATAGAAGAATCCCATCCTTAGAACGGAGGGATCCACCAGAAACGATGGGAGAAAGGAAGTTTGCaataacaaaaaatgaaaatcacCTCCACAAGTTCCTTCTCCATGTCCAAAAACTCGGAATTCTTCGGGTCATCATTCAATAGTTTGCGCACCTGGAATCATTGAAGACAAACAAAATGAATATAAATACCACATTTTCAATACTGAAGCAAAATGTGTAATGTTCAATTTTAGTAGTATAAACCAAAAATCCCAAAGTTAACAATAGTGTAAGGAATGAAAAAATTGTACTTGGGCATGACATATCCAATACGAACAAGATAATGAACAAGTGAACACAAATATATTACTCCCCTAATACGAACAAGATAATCGGACCTAGatacaaaaaatgaacaaaacaaCCATAAAAGATCACCTATACCAGATGAGAAATTTCTCCATGTCTTATAAACTCCTATCTGATTCCCACAAGAGCAATATattgttaattatattttggtCATTAAAATCATGAAAACTGTTCAACGGTATACGAAGATCATGGTTTAGATATCAATGCCTCCAAGGAAAGTGAATAGCATCCGAATGGAAATTTTGAAGGTGTCAGCACACATCACAAACTGAAAAGCCTAACTTGATGAGCCACAGTTTTCAAATCAATACTTCTTGGTGCAAAATATCTTTTAAAATGCATGATAGGGCCGAGAGTGGAATGAATATTCAGCAATCTAATTTGTTTCCTAAATATAAAATCATTTCTAGTACAGTAGTACTATCAGTGAGTAAAATCATTTCAAAACGAGAGTTACAGATttcaataataatataaaaagatttGTTATGGTGGATTTTATACTCCTCTAGTCCCACTCCATATCCTTTCAATCGAGACTAAGAATTGGCCAATTTCCTACATGGTGTTGCTCATGGTCTTCCAGCTCATGCCCTTGCTATTACCATAGGTCCTTTGAAATTTCATCTTTACTACCCCCCTCTGCggtaaattcaaaagaaaaagaagtacAAGTCTAGTTCCTTCCCATACTCGGTAAATATTAGGATAGCAAAGCTGCTAAATGCCTCTAGTTAGATTTTGAAACTAGGGAGAATTTTTCCCTAAATGTTTGAAGGCTATAAACCTCCAATCTTCCCCACCTACAATCAACACTAACAATGCGTCAGAGAAAAAACATTTCACACCAACAAAGACCAAAATCCAAACCAAGCAACCGAAAATAACTCTTCAATCTCTGCCAGAAAAATCTACACATAAACCAAATCCATTCATGCacaagaatgaaaaagaaaaggaagcaCCTGCTGAAGTTGATCTTCGTAAGTAGAGAGGTTGGCAGTCAATTCTTCGATATTCACCTCTTCGCCTTCCATCTTTTCTCCTTCAAATTCTACTGAAATTATCTAAGTTAGGTGGATAATTGGATCGAATCAATCGTCAATTTTGATCAgttatatctatctatatatatatatgaaagctCAATACATCCACACCTATCCATTTTCCGGCCAAAACACACCCATCTTTTAACGAATGTGTAATCTGAAAGTTGGCTAAACTTTGGTTAATACCCATTGTTAACAGTATCCATGAATTAAAGCAATAACATCAAAACTTTGGCTCCAAGAAAAATAAAGCAAGACTCgaatatataaaagctcaataCATCCACACCTATCCATTTTCCCGCCAAAACACACCCGTCTTTTAACGAATGTGTAATCTGAAAGTTGGCTACACTTTGGTTAATACCCATTGTTAACTGTATCCATGAATTAAAGCAATAACATCAAAACTTTGGCTCCAAGAAAAATAAAGCAAGACTCGAATTTCTTGACCAAATATCACTTCATTTATACAGATTCTacagcatatatatatatatatatatatatatatatagttttctcAACCTGAAGCTTCTGACACATAATAAGGAAATTAAGTTAATGTTTACggtaaataatttaaatggtgATGGATCTAAAATAACTAGATTTACATGGAAGAATTTCCAAAATCATAATTTCTTCTAACGTCCGATTAGTTTCATAGATCTAAAAAATGTTCGACTTAATCAGTGGATTCTTCGGTAAGGCGAgaaacaaaaaatcaaaaatcaaacttctaAAACACCCAAATAGCCTATCATCTTACCTTTTGTTGGAAACGGCTGCTGCTGCGGAGTCGCCGGACGGAGGCACCGAAGCCAAAGGAGGCGGGCGCGGGAAAGAATAGGTGAGGGCAGCGCTGCA comes from Salvia miltiorrhiza cultivar Shanhuang (shh) chromosome 3, IMPLAD_Smil_shh, whole genome shotgun sequence and encodes:
- the LOC131013937 gene encoding uncharacterized protein LOC131013937 isoform X3: MFFPLWFVKGVLCGDGQPALSREFRLSLWIEVIALTEELLETAKQNDGSSELVTGASGEASPDLQLSGSTFDKPRTTAINGNKFPIGIKVQAVWSEDGEWYDATIEAHTPNGYYVCYDGWGNKEEVDPDNVRPIQEDTANPLLEAEKIAVATKEALKRKIAQSASKEFETWTVPAKLQIEPNDPEDVKAAKRKKIHAFKSKMRMEAKEVTQNKRQNAWQQFQTTKGKAKKVGFFSGRKRESIFKSPDDPFGKVGVTGSGKGLTEFQKREKHLHLKGANMESADE
- the LOC131013937 gene encoding uncharacterized protein LOC131013937 isoform X1, whose protein sequence is MEGEEVNIEELTANLSTYEDQLQQVRKLLNDDPKNSEFLDMEKELVEVIALTEELLETAKQNDGSSELVTGASGEASPDLQLSGSTFDKPRTTAINGNKFPIGIKVQAVWSEDGEWYDATIEAHTPNGYYVCYDGWGNKEEVDPDNVRPIQEDTANPLLEAEKIAVATKEALKRKIAQSASKEFETWTVPAKLQIEPNDPEDVKAAKRKKIHAFKSKMRMEAKEVTQNKRQNAWQQFQTTKGKAKKVGFFSGRKRESIFKSPDDPFGKVGVTGSGKGLTEFQKREKHLHLKGANMESADE
- the LOC131013937 gene encoding uncharacterized protein LOC131013937 isoform X2 → MMTRRIPSFWTWRRNLWSFKELPLTDERCFFPCGLLKVIALTEELLETAKQNDGSSELVTGASGEASPDLQLSGSTFDKPRTTAINGNKFPIGIKVQAVWSEDGEWYDATIEAHTPNGYYVCYDGWGNKEEVDPDNVRPIQEDTANPLLEAEKIAVATKEALKRKIAQSASKEFETWTVPAKLQIEPNDPEDVKAAKRKKIHAFKSKMRMEAKEVTQNKRQNAWQQFQTTKGKAKKVGFFSGRKRESIFKSPDDPFGKVGVTGSGKGLTEFQKREKHLHLKGANMESADE